A single window of Anser cygnoides isolate HZ-2024a breed goose chromosome 12, Taihu_goose_T2T_genome, whole genome shotgun sequence DNA harbors:
- the DNAJA2 gene encoding dnaJ homolog subfamily A member 2 — translation MANVADTKLYDILGVPPGASDNELKKAYRKLAKEYHPDKNPNAGDKFKEISFAYEVLSNPEKRELYDRYGEQGLREGSGGSSGMDDIFSHIFGGGLFNFMGGQSRSRNGRRRGEDMMHPLKVSLEDLYNGKTTKLQLSKNVLCSACNGQGGKAGAVQKCNACRGRGVRIMIRQLAPGMVQQMQSVCSDCNGEGEVINEKDRCKKCEGKKVIKEVKILEVHVDKGMKHGQRITFSGEADQAPGVEPGDIVLLLQEKENEVFQRDGNDLHMTHKIGLVEALCGFQFTFKHLDGRQIVVKYPPGKVIEPGCVRVVRGEGMPQYRNPFEKGDLYIKFDVQFPENNWISPEKLSELEDLLPARPEFPNVIGDAEEVDLQEFDTTRGSGGGQRREAYNDSSDEESSHHGPGVQCAHQ, via the exons aTGGCGAACGTGGCCGACACGAAGCTGTACGACATCCTGGGCGTGCCGCCCGGCGCCTCCGACAACGAGCTCAAGAAG GCATACAGAAAGCTGGCTAAGGAGTACCATCCTGATAAGAATCCAAATGCAGGTGACAAA TTCAAAGAAATAAGCTTTGCCTATGAAGTATTGTCAAATCCAGAGAAACGTGAGTTATATGATAGATATGGAGAACAGGGCCTTCGAGAAGGTAGCGGTGGAAGCAGTGGAATGGACGATATTTTCTCCCACATCTTTGGTGGTGGATTGTTCAATTTCATGGGCGGTCAGAGTAGAAGTCGTAATggtagaagaagaggagaagataTGATGCACCCGCTCAA agtTTCTTTAGAAGATCTCTATAATGGAAAGACCACTAAACTACAACTTAGCAAGAATGTCCTTTGTAGTGCATGTAATGG TCAGGGAGGGAAGGCTGGAGCTGTTCAAAAATGTAATGCTTGCCGGGGTAGAGGTGTACGTATCATGATCAGACAGCTGGCTCCTGGAATGGTTCAGCAGATGCAGTCTGTATGCTCTGACTGCAACGGAGAAG GTGAAGTAATTAATGAAAAAGACCGCTGTAAAAAATGTGAAGGGAAGAAGGTGATCAAAGAGGTAAAAATACTTGAAGTTCATGTAGACAAAGGCATGAAACATGGGCAACGAATTACATTCAGTGGAGAAGCAGATCAGGCTCCAGGTGTGGAACCAGGTGATATTGTCCTCTTACTCcaagaaaaggagaatgag gtgTTCCAGCGGGATGGAAATGACTTGCATATGACGCACAAGATAGGACTGGTTGAAGCACTGTGTGGATTTCAGTTCACATTTAAGCACCTTGATGGGCGCCAAATTGTGGTTAAATATCCTCCTGGAAAAGTAATTGAACCAG GTTGTGTTCGTGTAGTCAGAGGTGAAGGAATGCCACAGTATCGCAATCCTTTTGAGAAGGGGGATCTTTACATTAAATTTGACGTTCAGTTTCCTGAAAATAACTGGATTAGCccagaaaagctttca GAACTTGAAGATCTTCTGCCAGCTAGACCAGAATTTCCCAATGTAATTGGTGATGCAGAAGAGGTAGATCTTCAGGAATTTGATACCACTCGTGGTTCAGGTGGTGGCCAGAGACGTGAAGCTTATAACGATAGTTCTGATGAAGAAAGCAGCCATCATGGACCTGGGGTACAGTGTGCCCATCAGTAA